A single genomic interval of Amycolatopsis albispora harbors:
- a CDS encoding 3-oxoacyl-ACP reductase: MTLEGRTAIVTGAGAGLGRAEALALAAAGASVVVNDVAEPASVVEEIEAAGGKAVAVTGDIGERATADALVEAAVGQFGGLHVVVNNAGVLRDRMLFSMSDEEWDLVLRVHLRGHFLLSRNASAYWRNKSKVDGQPVYGRVVNTASEAFLLGSAGQPNYAAAKAGIVALTMSTARGLAKYGVRANAICPRARTAMTKDVFGDAPEGVDPLSVEHVAPLVAYLASPSAAKINGQLFVVHGGMVALLAPPTIEQRFDTGNQLWSQDELEERLGGYFAERDADRMFVTPEVLSLP; encoded by the coding sequence GTGACCCTGGAAGGCCGCACTGCGATCGTCACCGGAGCCGGTGCCGGGCTGGGCCGTGCGGAGGCGCTGGCGCTGGCGGCGGCCGGTGCGTCGGTGGTGGTCAACGACGTCGCCGAGCCGGCCTCGGTGGTCGAGGAGATCGAGGCGGCCGGCGGCAAGGCCGTCGCGGTCACCGGGGACATCGGCGAGCGCGCCACCGCGGACGCGCTCGTGGAAGCCGCCGTCGGGCAGTTCGGCGGGCTGCACGTGGTGGTGAACAACGCCGGGGTGCTGCGCGACCGGATGCTGTTCAGCATGTCCGACGAGGAGTGGGACCTCGTGCTCCGGGTGCACCTGCGCGGGCACTTCCTGCTCTCCCGCAACGCCTCCGCCTACTGGCGCAACAAGTCCAAAGTAGACGGGCAACCGGTGTACGGCAGGGTGGTGAACACCGCGTCGGAGGCGTTCCTGCTCGGCTCGGCCGGGCAGCCGAACTACGCGGCGGCGAAGGCGGGCATCGTGGCGCTGACCATGTCCACCGCCCGGGGGCTCGCCAAGTACGGCGTGCGTGCCAACGCGATCTGCCCGCGGGCCCGCACCGCGATGACCAAGGACGTGTTCGGCGACGCGCCGGAGGGCGTCGACCCGCTGTCCGTCGAGCACGTGGCGCCGCTGGTCGCTTATCTCGCGTCACCGTCCGCGGCCAAGATCAACGGCCAGCTCTTCGTGGTGCACGGGGGCATGGTCGCGCTGCTCGCCCCGCCCACGATCGAGCAGCGGTTCGACACCGGGAACCAGCTGTGGAGCCAGGACGAACTGGAGGAACGCCTCGGCGGGTACTTCGCCGAGCGCGACGCCGACCGCATGTTCGTCACGCCCGAAGTCCTTTCCCTGCCTTAG
- a CDS encoding glucose 1-dehydrogenase produces MGKLDGKVALITGAARGQGAAAARRFVADGARVVAADVADELGEKLAAELGDACVYQHLDVTDENAWPVATGRAAEAFGKLDVLVNNAGVLFFSALEQTKLADYERVIRVNQIGTFLGMRAAVGPLTEAGGGSIVNVSSVEGLAGMPYLTAYTASKFAIRGMTKVAALELGERGIRVNSVHPGAIDTKMITDALGGAPVDMSLVGKKVALGRVGEAEEIAALVAFLASDDSSYCTGSEFVADGGATATHALKV; encoded by the coding sequence ATGGGCAAGCTGGACGGCAAGGTCGCTCTGATCACCGGGGCGGCCAGGGGACAGGGCGCGGCGGCGGCCCGGCGGTTCGTCGCCGACGGCGCGCGGGTGGTGGCCGCCGACGTGGCCGACGAGCTGGGTGAGAAGCTCGCCGCCGAACTCGGGGACGCCTGCGTGTACCAGCACCTCGACGTCACCGACGAGAACGCCTGGCCGGTGGCGACCGGGCGCGCGGCCGAGGCGTTCGGCAAGCTCGACGTGCTGGTCAACAACGCGGGCGTGCTGTTCTTCTCGGCGCTGGAGCAGACCAAGCTGGCCGACTACGAACGCGTGATCCGGGTGAACCAGATCGGCACCTTTCTCGGCATGCGCGCGGCGGTCGGCCCGCTGACCGAGGCCGGTGGCGGCTCGATCGTGAACGTGTCCTCTGTGGAGGGTCTGGCCGGGATGCCCTACCTGACCGCCTACACCGCGAGCAAGTTCGCCATCCGCGGCATGACCAAGGTGGCCGCGCTCGAACTGGGCGAGCGCGGGATCCGGGTGAACTCGGTGCACCCCGGCGCGATCGACACGAAGATGATCACCGACGCGCTCGGGGGTGCGCCGGTGGACATGTCGCTGGTGGGCAAGAAGGTGGCGCTGGGCCGGGTCGGCGAGGCCGAGGAGATCGCCGCGCTGGTCGCGTTCCTGGCCAGTGACGACAGTTCGTACTGCACGGGGAGTGAGTTCGTGGCGGATGGCGGGGCGACCGCCACGCACGCCTTGAAGGTCTGA
- a CDS encoding MlaE family ABC transporter permease, whose protein sequence is MAGLATMPGTAALAQVGRLATLAWEVLRAIPRRPFQFREWIQQCWFFASVTILPTALVAIPFGAVIALQLGSLTQQIGAQSFTGAASALAIVQQASPLITALLVAGAGGSAVCADIGARKIREEIDAMEVLGVNPVQRLIVPRVLAAIVVSVLLNGLVSVVGVLGGYFFNVVMQGGTPGAYLASFNALAQLPDLWVSEIKAFLYGFVAGVVAAFRGLNPSGGPKGVGDAVNQAVVITFLLLFAINVVLTAIYLRIVPPKAL, encoded by the coding sequence ATGGCTGGCCTGGCGACGATGCCCGGCACGGCGGCACTGGCCCAGGTGGGCAGGTTGGCCACCCTGGCCTGGGAAGTGCTGCGCGCCATCCCGCGCCGGCCCTTCCAGTTCCGCGAGTGGATCCAGCAGTGCTGGTTCTTCGCCAGCGTGACCATCCTGCCCACCGCGCTGGTGGCGATCCCGTTCGGCGCGGTGATCGCGCTGCAGCTGGGCTCGCTGACCCAGCAGATCGGCGCGCAGTCGTTCACCGGCGCGGCCAGCGCGCTGGCCATCGTGCAGCAGGCGAGCCCGCTGATCACCGCGCTGCTGGTGGCGGGCGCGGGCGGCAGCGCGGTCTGCGCGGACATCGGGGCGCGCAAGATCCGCGAAGAGATCGACGCGATGGAGGTGCTGGGCGTCAACCCCGTCCAGCGGCTCATCGTGCCGAGGGTGCTGGCCGCGATCGTGGTGTCGGTGCTGCTCAACGGCCTGGTCAGCGTGGTTGGCGTGCTCGGCGGCTACTTCTTCAACGTGGTCATGCAGGGCGGCACGCCCGGGGCGTACCTGGCCAGCTTCAACGCGCTGGCGCAGCTGCCCGACCTGTGGGTCAGCGAGATCAAGGCGTTCCTGTACGGGTTCGTCGCCGGGGTGGTGGCCGCCTTCCGCGGGCTGAACCCGTCCGGTGGGCCGAAGGGGGTCGGGGACGCGGTCAACCAGGCGGTGGTGATCACCTTCCTGCTGCTGTTCGCGATCAACGTGGTGCTCACCGCCATCTACCTCCGCATCGTTCCCCCGAAGGCGTTGTGA